One genomic window of Mustela erminea isolate mMusErm1 chromosome 13, mMusErm1.Pri, whole genome shotgun sequence includes the following:
- the LOC116572282 gene encoding uncharacterized protein LOC116572282, which yields MPVPPVPVDAPGAHGDGGAAAEGRVARVTLGWQKGGPGSRGPGRGGGGGRTVWKRTETASGELDGACGHHGSEPFLFNPLPAASQPQPSQEKDPGEETEASTDTRTLALESAMTGADILQASSQHQEQAGGTAPHLREAASARTSSSAAEEIGPRTRLGDGARARPTSFHYGWRPRLPGGAARQSLGRRAPVLPLPLPTGSPGPRTPEPPYRP from the coding sequence ATGCCCGTGCCACCTGTTCCCGTGGATGCCCCCGGAGCGCACGGCGACGGCGGTGCGGCAGCGGAAGGAAGAGTGGCCCGGGTCACGCTGGGGTGGCAGAAGGGAGGCCCTGGTTCCAGAGGCCCGGGCAGAGGGGGTGGCGGGGGTCGCACAGTCTGGAAGAGAACAGAAACGGCATCCGGGGAACTGGACGGGGCCTGTGGCCACCACGGCTCAGAGCCCTTCTTGTTCAACCCACTGCCCGCCGCCAGCCAGCCCCAGCCGAGCCAGGAGAAGGACCCGGGTGAGGAGACGGAAGCATCCACAGACACCAGGACGCTGGCCCTAGAGTCAGCCATGACAGGGGCCGACATCCTTCAGGCGTCTTCCCAGCACCAAGAACAAGCTGGGGGAACCGCGCCGCATCTCCGCGAGGCCGCTTCAGCCCGCACGTCCTCTTCTGCCGCTGAAGAGATCGGGCCGAGGACGCGGTTAGGCGACGGAGCCCGGGCCAGACCTACCTCTTTCCACTATGGCTGGCGACCCCGCTTGCCAGGTGGAGCCGCGAGACAGAGCCTGGGCCGCCGGGCACCggtcctgcctctccctctccccacggGGTCGCCAGGGCCGAGGACACCCGAACCGCCTTATCGTCCATAA